A single genomic interval of Mycolicibacterium holsaticum DSM 44478 = JCM 12374 harbors:
- a CDS encoding RND family transporter: protein MSTHLAETPTKTDNVAKWLRRLCVPIVLFWLAVAALTNVLVPQLEEVGEEQNVALSSPDAPSLQAFERIGEVFQEFDSDSAAMVVLEGDQPLGADAHRYYDELVKRFTEDTRHVQHVQDFWGDPLTAAGSQSPDGKAAYVQVFLAGNQGEALSLESVDALRDIIAKTPAPPGIHAYVAGGAAQIADQFEVGNESTAMVTMLTVGVIAAMLLIVYRSPVTMIIALITVLVEMSAARGIVSFLANTGVIGLSTYSTNILTLLVIAAGTDYVIFLLGRYHERRNEGMDREAAFYDMYRGTSHVILGSGLTIAGAVFCLSFTRLPYFQSLGIPAAIGVLVALTASLTLAPAVLVVGSRFGLLDPKRHTAKRGWRRIGTAIVRWPAPIMVTTMVLAFIGLAALAGYNVSYDVSRYMPDDAPSNVGYAAAERHFSKARLNPELLMVEADHDLRNPTDMILLERVAKAVFHTDGVAQVQSITRPLGTPLDHTSIPFQLSAQSAAQINSLPFQQDRAADLVRQVGVINDSINILRQQYALQQQSSAITHEQSEAFAHTVATAKNLRDKIANFDDFFRPLRNYFYWEPHCYDIPICWALRSLFDALDGINDLTDQLADVSGSIAKLDQLQPKLLALIPPQIASQQTNRDLTLTNHATTSGLYDQSAAALENATELGAAYDASDTDDSFYLPPEAFDNPEFQRGLKLFLSPDGKAARMIITHDVDPATAEGISHIEAIRHSAKEAVKGTPLAGSSIYIGGMASTYKDIAEMAHYDLLIAAIAALSLILLIMMFITRSLVAALVIVGTVALSLGASFGMSVLVWEHILGFQLYWVVLPLAVILLLAVGSDYNLLLVSRFKEEIHAGINTGIIRAMAGSGSVVTAAGLVFAFTMASFIFSDLRVLGQVGTTIALGLMFDTLIVRAFMTPSIAALLGRWFWWPVRVRQRPIPQKFGADTRQMTLF from the coding sequence ATGAGCACCCACCTCGCCGAGACGCCGACGAAGACGGACAACGTCGCCAAGTGGCTTCGTCGGCTCTGTGTGCCGATCGTGTTGTTCTGGCTGGCCGTCGCTGCCCTGACGAACGTGCTTGTGCCACAGCTCGAAGAGGTCGGCGAAGAACAGAATGTCGCGCTGAGCTCCCCGGATGCCCCGTCACTGCAGGCCTTTGAGCGCATCGGCGAGGTGTTCCAGGAGTTCGACTCCGACAGTGCGGCGATGGTCGTGCTCGAAGGAGACCAGCCGCTGGGCGCCGACGCGCATCGCTACTACGACGAGCTGGTCAAGCGGTTCACCGAGGACACCCGACATGTCCAGCACGTGCAGGACTTCTGGGGCGACCCGCTGACCGCGGCCGGATCGCAGAGCCCCGACGGCAAGGCCGCCTACGTGCAGGTGTTCCTGGCCGGCAACCAGGGCGAGGCGTTGTCGTTGGAGTCGGTCGACGCGCTACGCGACATCATCGCCAAAACGCCTGCGCCACCGGGTATCCACGCCTACGTCGCCGGCGGGGCGGCCCAGATCGCCGATCAGTTCGAAGTGGGTAACGAAAGTACCGCGATGGTCACCATGTTGACCGTCGGGGTGATCGCGGCGATGCTGTTGATCGTCTACCGCTCGCCGGTGACGATGATCATCGCGCTGATCACAGTGCTCGTCGAGATGTCGGCGGCGCGCGGGATCGTGTCGTTTTTGGCGAACACCGGAGTCATTGGGCTGTCGACGTATTCGACGAACATCCTCACGTTGTTGGTGATCGCCGCGGGTACCGACTATGTCATTTTCCTGCTCGGGCGGTATCACGAGCGGCGCAACGAAGGCATGGACCGGGAGGCCGCCTTCTACGACATGTACCGCGGCACGTCGCACGTGATCCTCGGCTCCGGGTTGACGATCGCCGGGGCGGTGTTCTGCCTGTCGTTCACCCGGCTGCCGTACTTTCAGAGCCTCGGGATCCCGGCCGCGATCGGGGTGCTCGTCGCGCTGACGGCGTCGTTGACCCTGGCGCCGGCCGTGTTGGTGGTGGGCAGCCGGTTCGGTCTGCTGGATCCCAAACGCCATACCGCCAAACGGGGCTGGCGGCGGATCGGGACGGCGATTGTCCGCTGGCCGGCACCGATCATGGTCACCACGATGGTGCTGGCGTTCATCGGGCTGGCGGCGTTGGCGGGCTACAACGTGAGCTACGACGTCAGCCGGTACATGCCCGATGATGCGCCGTCGAACGTGGGATACGCCGCCGCCGAACGGCACTTCTCGAAGGCGCGGCTGAACCCTGAACTGTTGATGGTCGAAGCCGACCACGACCTGCGCAATCCCACCGACATGATCCTGTTGGAACGGGTGGCCAAGGCCGTCTTTCACACCGACGGTGTCGCGCAGGTGCAGTCGATCACGCGGCCGTTGGGCACGCCGTTGGACCACACGTCGATCCCGTTCCAGCTCAGCGCGCAGAGCGCGGCGCAGATCAACAGCCTGCCGTTCCAGCAGGACCGCGCCGCGGATCTGGTGCGGCAGGTGGGCGTCATCAACGACTCGATCAACATCCTGCGCCAGCAGTATGCGTTGCAGCAGCAGTCCAGCGCCATCACACACGAGCAGAGCGAGGCGTTCGCGCATACGGTGGCCACGGCGAAGAATCTGCGTGACAAGATCGCCAACTTCGACGACTTCTTCCGGCCGCTGCGGAACTATTTCTATTGGGAACCACACTGTTACGACATCCCGATCTGTTGGGCACTGCGGTCGCTGTTCGACGCGCTGGACGGCATCAACGATCTGACCGACCAGTTGGCGGACGTGTCGGGCAGCATCGCCAAACTCGATCAGCTACAGCCCAAGCTGCTGGCGTTGATCCCGCCGCAGATCGCCTCGCAGCAGACCAACCGCGACCTGACGTTGACCAACCACGCCACCACGTCGGGTCTTTACGATCAGAGCGCGGCGGCGCTGGAGAACGCGACCGAGTTGGGTGCGGCGTATGACGCGTCGGACACCGACGATTCGTTCTACCTGCCACCGGAGGCGTTCGACAACCCGGAGTTCCAGCGTGGGCTGAAGTTGTTCCTGTCGCCGGACGGCAAGGCCGCCCGCATGATCATCACCCATGACGTGGATCCGGCGACGGCGGAGGGTATTTCGCACATCGAGGCGATCAGGCACTCGGCCAAGGAGGCGGTCAAGGGCACGCCGTTGGCGGGTTCCAGCATCTACATCGGTGGGATGGCGTCGACGTACAAGGACATCGCCGAGATGGCGCACTACGATCTGCTGATCGCAGCGATCGCCGCGCTCAGCCTCATTCTGCTGATCATGATGTTCATCACCCGAAGTCTGGTGGCGGCGTTGGTGATTGTCGGCACGGTGGCGTTGTCGTTGGGTGCCTCGTTCGGGATGTCGGTGTTGGTGTGGGAACACATCCTGGGATTCCAGTTGTACTGGGTGGTGTTGCCGTTGGCGGTGATCCTGCTGCTCGCGGTGGGATCGGACTACAACCTGCTGCTGGTCTCCCGGTTCAAGGAAGAGATCCATGCCGGGATCAACACCGGGATCATCCGCGCGATGGCGGGCAGCGGTTCGGTGGTGACGGCGGCGGGTCTGGTGTTCGCGTTCACGATGGCGTCGTTCATCTTCAGCGATTTGCGGGTACTGGGGCAGGTCGGGACGACGATCGCGTTGGGGCTGATGTTCGACACGTTGATCGTGCGGGCGTTCATGACACCGTCGATTGCCGCACTATTGGGGCGGTGGTTCTGGTGGCCGGTGCGGGTGCGCCAGCGGCCGATACCTCAGAAGTTCGGCGCCGACACGCGGCAGATGACGCTGTTCTAG
- a CDS encoding DUF2293 domain-containing protein produces MAKLETRVARIAEATMAAQGFVRPIDILVGLGWLAQSNVEQWEHGRVPVLGRCMGVDADKVAAGVAALQQWARDRELRPSEDDYRDLRFTDDGDPDIERAYRTHWEPAYGSDPVFERPRHRPQDIVVISPHNAWTCDACDEPGDLLIKNKAGAWCLDCADLGHLEFLPSGDAALTRRARKASRLSAVVVRWSRRRKRYERQGVLVEPAAVEQAAQECLSDADARARRRERDQSRRAEEDVQFRGAFAEAIRQQFPGCPAERAEAIALHAAARGSGRVGRSAAGRSLEPDAVRLAVAASVRHIDTDYDDLLMSGHDRESARAHVYTQAEDVLKAWRDGAVRLDE; encoded by the coding sequence ATGGCGAAGCTGGAAACCCGGGTAGCGCGAATCGCTGAGGCAACGATGGCCGCGCAGGGATTCGTCCGACCCATCGACATACTCGTCGGCCTGGGTTGGCTCGCGCAGTCCAACGTCGAGCAGTGGGAGCACGGGCGGGTACCGGTGCTCGGCCGGTGCATGGGGGTCGATGCGGACAAGGTCGCCGCGGGGGTGGCCGCGTTGCAGCAGTGGGCCCGAGACCGTGAGCTGAGGCCGTCTGAGGACGACTACCGAGATCTGCGATTCACCGATGACGGCGACCCCGACATCGAACGCGCCTACCGGACCCATTGGGAGCCGGCCTACGGGTCTGACCCCGTCTTCGAGCGCCCGCGCCATCGGCCTCAAGACATCGTGGTGATCTCGCCGCACAACGCGTGGACGTGCGATGCCTGCGACGAGCCCGGCGACTTACTTATCAAGAACAAGGCCGGGGCGTGGTGCCTGGATTGTGCTGATCTGGGCCACCTGGAGTTCCTGCCGTCGGGTGATGCGGCGTTGACGCGCCGCGCGCGCAAGGCCAGCCGACTGTCAGCGGTGGTCGTGCGGTGGAGTAGGCGGCGCAAACGGTATGAGCGGCAGGGGGTTCTGGTGGAGCCGGCTGCCGTCGAGCAGGCCGCCCAGGAGTGCCTGTCCGACGCGGACGCGCGTGCCCGTCGCAGGGAACGCGATCAAAGCCGTCGCGCCGAAGAGGATGTACAGTTTCGCGGCGCGTTCGCCGAGGCGATCCGCCAGCAGTTTCCGGGTTGTCCGGCCGAGCGCGCCGAGGCGATCGCGTTGCACGCCGCGGCACGCGGCAGCGGTCGGGTGGGACGCAGCGCGGCGGGACGCTCGTTGGAACCCGATGCGGTGCGCCTGGCCGTCGCGGCGTCGGTGCGCCATATCGACACCGACTACGACGACCTGCTCATGTCGGGGCACGACCGCGAATCGGCGCGCGCACACGTGTATACGCAGGCGGAGGATGTGTTGAAGGCGTGGCGCGACGGCGCCGTCAGGCTCGACGAATAG
- a CDS encoding SWIM zinc finger family protein has translation MPLSETTLLRVAGDLVYGRGEDYVRYVRGLRITDVKAYASIQAKNAYTVELDWSGPLPDGVCTCPHNADGNFCKHLVAVGLAAIDSGRVAVDDKATPGLVAVVEAMSVDELRHLVLTLAQRDDGVRRMLEIRGATAAGDDAHVQAELEAHVRNTLTFRGMIDYRRSFEVAQAAGEMLDELEDHLDTGAAEAARPALLRAVTRLRKIMGQADDSSGSIGYECQRAADLYARACRLGNPDPVKLATWLVKFRADSPGWPNVVLADFVDAFDDSALQTYRRAVAALDRKLADRNQWGRIEVDAMLLELADHDGDVDRAVQLLNEREHPQYGAIVERLRAAGRTADALEWIDRAVAEGRISSHGGGNAHWLSPDDVAATYQALGRIDDAVAVLRADFVRQPSVQNYRVLMDFAAGLDRAETERGWAFEHARELASDRFAAGALLVQLHLSEGDVDAAWQAADRYGPGWAWRELADRGAEARPVAAADLYRPELENDLRFPNSKLYPDIAARLATMARLYEKGGCSVDFASFIAQIRQDYGKRPSLMKALDAKGL, from the coding sequence GTGCCGCTCTCTGAAACGACGCTGCTCCGTGTGGCCGGGGACCTCGTCTACGGTCGAGGCGAAGACTACGTGCGCTATGTCCGTGGCTTGCGCATCACCGACGTCAAGGCCTACGCGTCGATCCAAGCCAAGAACGCCTACACCGTTGAGCTGGACTGGTCCGGTCCGCTACCCGACGGCGTCTGCACCTGCCCGCACAACGCCGACGGCAACTTTTGCAAGCATCTGGTCGCCGTCGGGCTCGCCGCGATTGACAGCGGGCGCGTCGCCGTCGACGACAAGGCCACCCCTGGGCTGGTGGCGGTTGTCGAGGCCATGAGCGTCGACGAACTGCGCCACCTGGTCCTCACGCTCGCACAACGCGACGACGGGGTGCGGCGCATGCTCGAGATCCGCGGCGCGACGGCCGCGGGCGACGACGCTCACGTGCAGGCCGAGTTGGAAGCGCATGTGCGAAACACGCTGACGTTCCGCGGGATGATCGACTATCGACGCTCCTTCGAGGTCGCGCAAGCGGCCGGTGAAATGCTCGACGAACTCGAAGATCACCTCGACACCGGCGCCGCCGAAGCCGCACGGCCGGCACTGCTGCGCGCGGTCACCCGGCTGCGCAAAATCATGGGGCAGGCCGACGACTCCTCGGGCTCGATCGGTTATGAATGCCAGCGGGCCGCCGACCTTTACGCACGGGCCTGTCGGCTGGGCAACCCCGATCCGGTCAAACTCGCCACCTGGCTGGTGAAATTCCGGGCGGACTCACCGGGATGGCCAAACGTCGTCCTGGCGGACTTCGTCGACGCGTTCGACGACAGTGCCCTGCAGACCTACCGTCGCGCGGTCGCGGCGCTGGACCGCAAGCTCGCAGATCGTAACCAGTGGGGGCGAATTGAGGTCGACGCGATGCTGCTTGAGCTTGCCGATCACGACGGCGACGTCGACCGGGCCGTCCAGTTACTCAATGAGCGGGAACACCCTCAGTACGGGGCCATCGTTGAGCGGTTGCGTGCCGCCGGGCGAACCGCGGATGCGCTGGAATGGATCGACCGCGCTGTTGCCGAGGGACGGATATCCAGCCACGGTGGCGGAAACGCACACTGGTTGAGCCCCGACGACGTCGCCGCGACGTACCAGGCACTGGGGCGCATCGACGACGCCGTCGCCGTTCTTCGTGCCGACTTCGTTAGGCAACCATCTGTCCAGAACTACCGCGTCCTAATGGATTTCGCGGCCGGCCTCGACCGCGCCGAGACCGAACGCGGCTGGGCATTCGAACACGCGCGAGAACTGGCCTCAGACCGCTTCGCCGCCGGCGCGCTTCTGGTTCAGCTCCATCTGAGCGAGGGCGACGTCGACGCCGCCTGGCAGGCCGCCGACCGGTACGGCCCCGGCTGGGCCTGGCGAGAACTGGCCGACCGAGGCGCCGAAGCCCGACCGGTGGCCGCCGCGGATTTGTATCGGCCGGAGCTGGAGAACGATCTGCGGTTCCCCAACTCCAAGCTCTATCCCGATATCGCCGCGAGGCTCGCCACGATGGCGCGGCTTTACGAAAAGGGCGGCTGCAGCGTGGATTTCGCGTCGTTCATCGCACAGATTCGCCAGGACTACGGAAAGCGGCCTTCGCTGATGAAAGCGCTGGACGCCAAGGGGCTCTGA
- a CDS encoding type II toxin-antitoxin system VapC family toxin encodes MTPAPVTAVDTSVAVPLLMTSHPQHAMVAEWAKGRTLALSGHALVETYSVLTRLPGDARVDPSDAAALLDENFPAPVQLGARAARATHREFARRGIAGGATYDGLVALAAREHSAILVTRDARARSTYEALGVRTEVLAVDIAP; translated from the coding sequence TTGACGCCAGCGCCTGTCACAGCGGTCGACACAAGCGTTGCAGTGCCGCTCCTCATGACTTCCCACCCGCAACACGCCATGGTTGCGGAGTGGGCCAAGGGGCGAACTCTTGCGCTTAGCGGTCATGCGCTGGTCGAAACGTACTCTGTGCTAACACGCCTTCCTGGCGACGCTCGTGTCGATCCTAGTGATGCCGCGGCATTGCTTGACGAGAATTTCCCCGCACCCGTACAGCTCGGTGCACGGGCCGCACGAGCCACCCATCGCGAGTTCGCCCGACGCGGGATCGCCGGCGGCGCAACCTATGACGGACTCGTTGCGTTGGCGGCTCGTGAGCACAGCGCAATCCTGGTCACCCGAGATGCGCGTGCCAGGTCGACCTACGAGGCGCTCGGGGTAAGGACCGAAGTGTTGGCAGTCGACATCGCGCCATGA
- a CDS encoding AbrB/MazE/SpoVT family DNA-binding domain-containing protein: MEAVIDSGGRVVLPKQLRDALGLAPGTKVDISAYGGGIQITPGGRTARLRRDEDGRLVATADTVVTDEMIFALIDSGRR, encoded by the coding sequence ATGGAGGCTGTTATCGATTCCGGTGGGCGCGTTGTCCTGCCTAAGCAACTTCGTGATGCATTAGGCCTGGCGCCCGGTACGAAGGTCGATATCTCTGCCTACGGCGGTGGAATACAGATCACTCCCGGCGGGCGAACCGCACGACTTCGGCGGGATGAGGACGGGCGCCTGGTCGCCACAGCCGACACCGTGGTCACCGACGAGATGATCTTCGCGCTCATCGATTCAGGACGGCGTTGA
- a CDS encoding class I SAM-dependent methyltransferase: MSERDRVRWEERYQSRAAPPVADVRIPAVFAPFENMFPTGGQALDLACGLGQTSVWLARRGMEVWGVDISTTAISRARDLAARRAVGDRCRFDVVDLDSGLPAGRPADVVVCQRFRDRRLDQTIIGRLSPGGLLAISARSVVGAGPGPFRVAPGELTTAFDQLQIIAAGEGDGEAWLLAKKR, encoded by the coding sequence ATGAGTGAGCGCGACCGCGTCCGTTGGGAGGAACGCTACCAAAGCCGCGCGGCACCGCCCGTGGCAGACGTGCGCATCCCTGCCGTGTTCGCTCCGTTCGAGAACATGTTCCCGACCGGCGGACAAGCACTCGACCTGGCGTGCGGGCTGGGCCAGACCAGCGTCTGGCTCGCCCGCCGCGGCATGGAGGTCTGGGGAGTCGACATCTCTACGACCGCCATCAGCCGGGCACGGGATCTGGCTGCGCGCAGGGCTGTCGGCGATCGGTGCCGGTTCGACGTCGTCGATCTCGACTCCGGGCTGCCCGCGGGCCGGCCCGCTGATGTTGTTGTGTGTCAACGGTTCCGGGACCGTCGACTCGACCAGACGATCATCGGACGACTGTCGCCCGGTGGGCTGCTAGCGATCTCGGCGCGAAGCGTAGTCGGCGCCGGCCCGGGGCCCTTCCGGGTGGCGCCAGGGGAGTTGACGACCGCGTTCGATCAGTTGCAGATCATCGCCGCGGGTGAAGGCGACGGCGAAGCGTGGCTGCTGGCCAAGAAACGCTAA
- a CDS encoding NERD domain-containing protein, which yields MTISPDETPRLANAAERRVYQCLLEQLEPNDAVIAGQRVTDHLKDHEVDFVVAIEGAGIVCLEVKGSDVWHDGESWWQRRRGHEHKINPVRQAREACYALREFIEKDDRWTQGRLRWDHVVVFPNAEIAADFALPECPRWKVIDRNDLATLVDKLRYVLVRQELDRPLLTAEGVQQLSTALSGRGLPQRSIVARALANEDSADALTEHQAVILDAIQLLNRVEIRGGAGSGKTFLAMEQARRLSARGQRVALVCYSHGLASYLERICATWPRRQQPAYVGEFHDLGKLWGAPEGPDESLRTEETVQFWEQDLPLQMTELATQLEPGHRFDSIVVDESQDFADAWWDPLLAALTDDESGGIYVFTDEGQRVFNRFGAPPVPLVPLLLDHNLRNTRQIANAFQPLVDHPMRYLGGEGPAVRFVACAREDAMDVGDDEIERLLEEGWRPEDVALLTTGSRHPEQIERQNAGHKAYWDSFWDTDQVFYGHVLGFKGLERRAVVLVVNEEAAFDRSRERLYVGLSRARDQLVVCGDADFIREVGGPDLARRLNLAAN from the coding sequence ATGACGATTTCGCCTGATGAAACGCCCCGGTTGGCCAACGCCGCTGAGCGCAGGGTCTACCAGTGCCTGCTCGAGCAGCTCGAACCCAACGATGCGGTGATCGCCGGCCAGCGCGTCACCGATCACCTCAAGGACCACGAGGTCGACTTCGTCGTCGCCATCGAGGGCGCGGGCATCGTCTGCCTGGAGGTCAAGGGCAGCGACGTCTGGCACGACGGCGAGTCGTGGTGGCAGCGCCGCCGCGGCCACGAACACAAGATCAACCCGGTGCGCCAGGCCCGCGAAGCCTGCTACGCGCTGCGTGAGTTCATCGAGAAAGACGACCGCTGGACCCAGGGCCGGCTGCGTTGGGACCACGTCGTCGTGTTTCCCAACGCCGAGATCGCCGCCGACTTCGCACTGCCGGAGTGCCCGCGCTGGAAGGTCATCGACCGCAACGACCTGGCAACGCTGGTCGACAAGCTGCGGTACGTGCTTGTCCGCCAGGAGCTCGATCGTCCGCTGCTGACCGCTGAAGGTGTCCAGCAGCTCTCGACGGCCCTGAGTGGCAGGGGATTACCGCAGCGCAGCATCGTCGCGCGCGCGTTGGCCAACGAGGACTCCGCCGATGCGCTCACCGAACACCAGGCCGTCATCCTCGACGCCATCCAGCTGCTCAACCGTGTGGAGATTCGTGGGGGCGCGGGCAGCGGCAAGACCTTCCTGGCCATGGAGCAGGCCCGACGGCTCTCGGCGAGGGGCCAGCGCGTCGCACTGGTCTGCTACTCGCACGGGCTGGCGTCGTACCTGGAGCGCATCTGCGCCACCTGGCCGCGACGCCAACAACCGGCGTATGTCGGGGAGTTCCATGACCTCGGCAAGCTGTGGGGCGCCCCGGAGGGACCCGACGAGTCGCTGCGCACCGAGGAGACCGTCCAGTTCTGGGAACAAGATCTTCCACTCCAGATGACCGAACTGGCAACACAACTCGAGCCGGGACATCGGTTCGACTCGATCGTGGTCGACGAATCCCAGGATTTCGCCGACGCCTGGTGGGATCCGCTGCTGGCTGCGCTCACCGACGACGAGTCCGGCGGCATCTATGTCTTCACCGACGAGGGGCAGCGGGTGTTCAACCGGTTCGGCGCACCGCCGGTTCCGTTGGTGCCGCTGCTGCTCGACCACAACCTGCGCAACACCCGCCAGATCGCCAATGCGTTTCAGCCCCTTGTCGATCACCCGATGCGCTACCTCGGCGGGGAGGGTCCCGCGGTGCGGTTCGTCGCCTGTGCGCGTGAAGACGCGATGGACGTCGGCGACGACGAGATCGAGCGACTCCTGGAGGAAGGCTGGCGCCCCGAAGACGTGGCGCTGTTGACCACCGGCAGCCGTCATCCCGAGCAGATCGAGCGCCAGAACGCGGGACACAAGGCCTACTGGGACAGCTTCTGGGACACCGACCAGGTGTTCTACGGTCACGTCCTGGGGTTCAAAGGCCTTGAGCGACGGGCCGTTGTGCTGGTCGTCAACGAGGAAGCCGCGTTCGACCGCTCCCGCGAGCGGCTCTATGTCGGGTTGTCCAGGGCCCGTGACCAATTGGTCGTCTGCGGAGATGCCGACTTCATCCGCGAAGTCGGCGGGCCCGATCTCGCGCGACGCCTGAACCTGGCGGCGAATTAG
- a CDS encoding plasmid pRiA4b ORF-3 family protein: MFGADATPRPELLRPPRAEPAIYRVRVDLDGARPPIWRRLDLRSDVTLDVLHQVLQAAFSWNDYHLHRFGLGGRPFDPGSQVFLCEYDADNPEFDDDDGPRASQVRLDETLQEPGDTLRYVYDYGDSWELTLQLEQAMSALDDSPTAVLKHGERAAPPEDCGGLTDAEQLAQVLDDPARFDSEGITAALRGPFFLLREAGVDARLANLVYRLEPTPVGAGLVERVSRLVSEPTTVEEAETTASLRAYQWFLDRAADGGIALTSAGYLKPDDVGTATEVVPAMGSWPGTNNREVHCLPLLEFRQSLQSLGLLRKHKGVLSLTKAGAAAQRDPALLWDHLAARLLPADERTFEGQASLLLLAYAGSSGGNDLPVGEIAAALTELDWRHQDGEPVRGYELYRLPIFVALINVSGQLRDWRQRDRISPAASVLARAALRRRG; this comes from the coding sequence GTGTTTGGTGCAGATGCCACCCCACGACCGGAATTGCTTCGGCCGCCGCGCGCCGAGCCGGCGATCTATCGCGTCCGGGTCGACCTCGACGGCGCCCGCCCGCCGATCTGGCGTCGGCTCGACCTGCGCTCTGATGTGACGTTGGACGTCCTCCATCAGGTTTTGCAGGCAGCGTTCAGTTGGAACGACTATCACCTGCACCGCTTCGGGTTGGGCGGCCGCCCTTTCGATCCGGGCAGCCAGGTGTTTTTGTGCGAGTACGACGCCGACAACCCGGAATTCGATGACGACGACGGACCGCGCGCGTCGCAGGTGCGACTGGACGAGACGCTGCAGGAGCCGGGGGACACACTGCGCTATGTCTACGACTACGGCGATTCCTGGGAGCTGACGCTGCAGCTCGAGCAGGCGATGTCGGCTCTCGACGACTCCCCCACCGCGGTGTTGAAGCATGGCGAACGCGCGGCACCGCCGGAGGACTGCGGCGGCCTGACCGACGCCGAGCAGCTTGCGCAGGTACTCGACGACCCTGCCCGGTTCGATTCCGAGGGGATCACCGCGGCACTGCGCGGTCCGTTTTTTCTTCTGCGTGAGGCGGGGGTCGATGCCCGCCTGGCCAATCTGGTGTACCGACTGGAGCCCACGCCCGTCGGCGCGGGGTTGGTCGAGCGCGTGTCGCGGTTGGTCTCGGAGCCGACGACGGTCGAGGAGGCCGAGACGACGGCGTCGCTGCGTGCGTATCAGTGGTTTCTCGACCGGGCCGCCGACGGCGGGATTGCATTGACGTCGGCCGGCTATTTGAAGCCCGATGACGTGGGGACAGCGACGGAAGTCGTTCCGGCGATGGGTAGTTGGCCGGGCACTAATAATCGTGAGGTGCATTGCCTGCCGCTGTTGGAGTTTCGACAGTCGCTGCAGTCGCTGGGGCTGCTGCGCAAGCACAAGGGTGTCTTGTCGTTGACCAAGGCCGGTGCGGCGGCCCAACGCGATCCGGCGCTGCTGTGGGACCACCTGGCTGCGCGATTGCTACCCGCCGATGAGCGCACGTTCGAGGGTCAGGCCAGCCTGCTGTTGCTGGCGTATGCCGGTAGCAGCGGTGGTAATGACCTGCCGGTCGGTGAGATCGCCGCTGCGCTAACCGAACTCGATTGGCGGCATCAGGACGGTGAGCCCGTACGGGGCTACGAACTCTACCGCCTGCCGATATTCGTTGCGCTCATCAACGTCTCGGGCCAACTCAGGGACTGGAGGCAGCGCGACCGGATCAGCCCCGCCGCATCGGTGTTGGCGCGCGCTGCGCTGCGGCGGCGCGGATAG